In Romboutsia lituseburensis, a genomic segment contains:
- a CDS encoding carbohydrate ABC transporter permease → MVKGNKITVKSIFTGTVIRIILIAFLFMVVVPLLWTVMQSFKTSQEFFQDPWALPSAFKLTNYISAWNKANMSGYFLNSVYVTLISTAFMMLLAIPTSYCLARFKFFGCEIIMLAMTLGLFIQPTYILVPLFLLAAKLNLLNNLTGLSLIYAVIQLPFSIFILTGFIKGISREYEEAAEIDGCNRIQTIRHVVLPLIKPGVITVLIFNFMGFWNEYAMAFTLLTDDTKKTLPVGLQNLMEVQRFSTDWGALFAGMVIVIIPTVIIYIFLNKKLTEAVNVGGIKG, encoded by the coding sequence ATGGTTAAGGGCAATAAAATTACAGTTAAGAGTATATTTACAGGAACTGTAATAAGGATAATTTTAATAGCATTTTTATTTATGGTAGTAGTCCCGTTACTGTGGACAGTAATGCAATCATTTAAAACATCACAAGAGTTCTTTCAAGACCCATGGGCATTACCATCAGCGTTTAAATTGACAAACTATATTAGTGCATGGAATAAAGCAAACATGTCAGGTTATTTTTTAAATTCTGTATATGTAACACTTATATCTACAGCATTTATGATGTTACTTGCTATACCAACATCATATTGTTTAGCAAGGTTTAAATTTTTTGGATGTGAGATCATAATGCTTGCTATGACTCTTGGATTATTTATACAACCAACATATATATTAGTTCCATTATTTTTATTGGCAGCTAAATTAAATTTATTGAATAATCTAACTGGTTTAAGTTTAATTTATGCTGTTATACAACTACCATTTTCAATATTCATACTTACAGGATTTATTAAAGGTATTTCTAGAGAGTATGAAGAAGCAGCCGAAATAGATGGATGTAATAGAATACAAACGATAAGACATGTTGTGCTACCTCTTATTAAGCCTGGGGTTATAACAGTTTTAATATTTAACTTTATGGGATTTTGGAATGAATATGCAATGGCATTTACATTGTTAACTGACGATACAAAGAAAACACTACCTGTAGGACTACAAAATTTAATGGAAGTACAACGCTTTTCAACTGATTGGGGGGCTTTATTTGCAGGTATGGTTATCGTTATAATACCAACGGTAATTATTTATATATTCCTAAATAAGAAGCTTACTGAAGCTGTTAATGTTGGAGGTATAAAGGGGTAA
- a CDS encoding cation:proton antiporter, producing MESSIQTIASNALLIIFAIVAMTGIVCSKLSEMLKVPDVVLFLLAGILIGPSFLNFIDISQYQVENQLILTFGSAFILYLGGKEISLKVLKNVRITVFLLSSLGVVISAVVVAKVVGLSFQVSAMTALLIGAIIASTDPATLVPIFNQVKIKDRVKQTVISESAFNDATGAILTSAVLSIILSGKFSLSENIYELAIMVIVGVVVGIVTGIVLLKLVNDQPYGVFKDFAPIISILSVVIAYEVATKFGGSGYMACFIVGIITGNKKNFKIWLSQRSYDADCYVAETLGTICRMAIFVILGSQVDLVMLGKYFVPALVVVLSLMFIARPLCVLACTLVDRNAKWSKKEILFMMWVRETGVIPAALCGIIAAMKIPGYEIISSIVFMAILITLIIQGSTTKLVAKTLGLLEEDEGQKITN from the coding sequence ATGGAATCGTCTATACAAACAATAGCAAGTAATGCGCTTTTAATAATCTTTGCAATAGTTGCTATGACGGGGATTGTTTGTAGCAAATTGAGTGAAATGTTAAAAGTACCAGATGTAGTATTATTTTTATTAGCGGGGATTTTAATAGGACCTTCTTTCTTAAACTTTATAGATATAAGCCAATATCAGGTTGAAAATCAATTAATTTTAACCTTTGGGTCAGCGTTTATACTTTATTTAGGTGGAAAAGAAATAAGTTTAAAAGTATTAAAGAATGTAAGGATAACAGTATTTTTATTATCTTCATTAGGTGTAGTTATATCAGCAGTAGTAGTAGCAAAAGTAGTGGGATTAAGTTTCCAAGTATCAGCTATGACAGCATTGTTGATAGGGGCAATTATCGCATCTACAGACCCTGCAACATTAGTACCTATATTTAATCAGGTAAAAATAAAAGACAGAGTAAAACAAACAGTTATAAGTGAATCAGCGTTTAATGATGCTACTGGTGCGATACTTACATCAGCAGTATTATCTATAATATTATCAGGTAAGTTTTCATTATCAGAAAACATATATGAGCTAGCTATAATGGTTATAGTTGGAGTTGTAGTAGGGATTGTAACTGGGATAGTACTTCTTAAATTAGTAAATGATCAGCCATATGGTGTATTTAAAGATTTTGCACCTATTATATCAATACTTTCAGTAGTAATAGCTTATGAAGTGGCTACTAAATTTGGTGGTAGTGGATACATGGCCTGCTTTATAGTAGGGATTATAACAGGGAATAAGAAAAACTTTAAAATATGGCTATCACAACGTTCTTATGATGCTGATTGTTATGTTGCAGAAACACTAGGAACTATATGTCGTATGGCTATATTTGTAATATTAGGAAGCCAAGTAGATTTAGTTATGCTAGGTAAATATTTTGTTCCAGCACTTGTAGTTGTTTTAAGTTTAATGTTTATAGCAAGACCACTATGTGTATTGGCATGTACTTTAGTTGATAGAAATGCAAAATGGTCTAAAAAAGAAATTTTATTTATGATGTGGGTAAGAGAAACAGGAGTAATACCAGCCGCTTTATGTGGTATAATAGCAGCTATGAAAATTCCTGGATATGAAATTATTTCATCAATAGTATTTATGGCAATATTAATAACTTTAATAATACAAGGCAGCACTACAAAGTTAGTTGCTAAAACGCTAGGATTGCTAGAAGAAGATGAAGGTCAAAAAATAACTAATTAA
- a CDS encoding carbohydrate ABC transporter permease, which produces MEIKTETPKKIKNKQSKNKQVLKKSERQKKQGRFIFWCVVPTFLLFLLFKIYPMLSAAKMSLYRSTGLSSNPTFIGFENFTTLINDPVFWKSLGNTFFILGVFPIATMLLSLFFAVILTQGRIFELEKTLYRIVFFLPNILSMVVIGMLFMYVYDFNLGILNSFLDFAGLEALKRTWLGEKDTVLWALTFTMVWQAAGYYMVIYISGINRIPQDLYEAATLDGATPMKQFFIITLPLIWEVVRVTITFFITGAFNLSFIFVKVMTKGGPDNASNTLLNYMDSQAFMNANYGYAMAISVVVFVIAIVLAVIVKKITERDVIEF; this is translated from the coding sequence GTGGAGATTAAAACAGAAACACCTAAAAAAATAAAAAATAAACAAAGTAAAAACAAACAAGTTTTAAAAAAAAGCGAAAGACAAAAAAAACAAGGTAGATTTATATTTTGGTGTGTAGTTCCTACGTTTTTATTATTTTTATTATTTAAAATATATCCAATGCTAAGTGCAGCAAAAATGTCATTGTACAGATCAACAGGTCTTAGTAGTAATCCGACTTTTATAGGTTTTGAAAACTTTACTACTCTAATTAATGATCCTGTATTTTGGAAATCACTAGGTAATACATTTTTCATATTAGGAGTATTTCCTATAGCTACAATGTTACTTTCATTGTTCTTTGCTGTAATACTTACCCAAGGCAGAATTTTTGAATTGGAGAAAACATTGTACAGAATAGTTTTTTTCTTACCTAATATATTATCAATGGTTGTAATAGGTATGCTATTTATGTATGTGTATGATTTTAATTTAGGTATCTTAAATTCATTTTTAGATTTTGCAGGATTAGAAGCTTTAAAAAGAACATGGTTGGGTGAAAAGGATACTGTCTTATGGGCATTAACTTTTACTATGGTGTGGCAGGCTGCAGGATATTATATGGTAATTTATATATCAGGAATAAATAGAATACCACAAGATTTATATGAAGCAGCAACTTTAGATGGAGCTACTCCTATGAAACAATTTTTTATAATAACATTACCTTTAATATGGGAAGTTGTGAGAGTTACAATAACATTTTTTATAACGGGCGCATTTAACTTAAGCTTTATATTTGTAAAAGTAATGACAAAGGGCGGTCCGGATAATGCATCAAATACATTATTAAACTATATGGATTCACAGGCATTTATGAATGCAAACTATGGATATGCAATGGCTATATCAGTAGTAGTATTTGTAATAGCTATAGTTTTAGCTGTAATAGTTAAAAAAATTACAGAAAGAGATGTAATAGAATTTTAG
- a CDS encoding helix-turn-helix domain-containing protein has product MFNKTTSPTFKKFGDLIYENISFDYGSKFLFKNKSIKSLYLVDRDDLFIKVIKGVVMILVSSDGNSLESFIINRTLNLKKGIYFNLICVSDDCEIKISCDSKYLKPINLKEKYTYKNISSSLNINEIYTKFYQEKGINYNFSGETHPYWELTYVDKGLLSTTVDDKKYELEQGDLIFYAPLQFHTQSTLDSSSSYLTINFNMDFNHHELLCNKVFTLQRDSYSLVGKLIEELSSKSIYSNDLSLCYLKQLIIQTLRLENSYFQSRPTTHMQQTYENNLLNEILKFIDNHLYEKLSVDNLCRHFCISPSMLHSLFKKNMNNTVKNYINDLKLNKSKELIKNSTYTLSEISEILGFSSIHYFSKKFKSNFGISPTEYSKSIYD; this is encoded by the coding sequence ATGTTTAACAAAACGACAAGTCCAACATTTAAAAAATTTGGGGATTTAATCTATGAAAATATAAGCTTTGATTATGGTAGCAAATTTTTATTTAAAAATAAAAGTATTAAAAGCTTATATTTAGTTGATAGAGATGATTTATTTATAAAAGTAATTAAAGGAGTTGTAATGATATTAGTTTCATCTGATGGTAATTCTTTAGAGTCATTTATAATAAATAGAACATTAAATTTAAAAAAAGGTATTTATTTTAATCTTATCTGCGTATCTGATGATTGCGAAATTAAAATTTCTTGTGACAGCAAATATTTAAAACCTATAAATTTAAAAGAAAAATATACTTACAAAAATATTTCTTCTTCTTTGAATATAAATGAAATATATACCAAATTTTATCAAGAAAAAGGTATAAACTATAATTTTTCCGGAGAGACCCATCCATATTGGGAGTTAACTTATGTTGATAAAGGTTTATTATCTACTACTGTAGATGATAAAAAGTATGAATTAGAACAAGGAGATTTAATTTTTTATGCTCCTCTTCAATTTCATACTCAATCAACTCTAGATTCTAGTAGTTCTTATTTAACAATTAATTTTAATATGGACTTTAATCATCATGAGTTATTATGTAATAAGGTCTTTACATTGCAAAGAGACTCTTATTCTCTTGTTGGAAAACTAATAGAAGAACTTTCTAGCAAGAGTATATACTCTAACGATTTATCACTTTGTTATTTAAAGCAACTTATTATACAAACACTTAGATTAGAGAATTCTTATTTTCAATCTAGACCAACTACTCATATGCAACAAACTTATGAAAATAATTTGCTAAATGAAATCCTAAAATTTATAGATAATCATTTATATGAAAAACTTTCAGTCGATAATTTATGCCGACATTTTTGTATTAGTCCATCTATGCTACACTCTTTATTTAAAAAGAATATGAATAATACTGTAAAAAATTATATTAATGACCTTAAGCTTAACAAAAGCAAGGAGCTTATTAAAAACTCTACATATACACTCAGTGAAATTTCTGAAATTCTAGGATTTTCATCAATTCATTATTTTTCAAAAAAATTTAAATCTAATTTTGGGATTTCACCTACTGAATATTCAAAATCGATTTATGATTAA
- a CDS encoding Crp/Fnr family transcriptional regulator: protein MIFISTQCKSRLYAKEIPIFYSLSEIELEEILTNIEHFCFKKDEIIFNEGDLISNLIIISNGTIKLSKTTHDGKEQIIRILSIGDFFGELSLFNDDYISNFSATAVNNVTICAVSKKNMDKVLSNNPHITLKILNEVSKKLMETENLATCLASNDVDHRIICMLLEFADKYSKEVNGQIQVNIPLNREGMANYCGITRETMSRKLSKYEQDGLFEFKGLKKLIIKDLDKMKKLIS, encoded by the coding sequence GTGATTTTTATAAGTACTCAATGTAAAAGTAGATTATACGCAAAAGAAATACCAATATTTTATTCCTTATCAGAAATCGAGTTAGAAGAAATTTTAACTAATATAGAGCATTTTTGTTTTAAAAAAGATGAAATAATATTTAATGAGGGAGATTTAATTTCAAATCTAATTATAATAAGCAATGGTACTATAAAATTATCAAAGACAACTCACGATGGAAAAGAACAAATAATTCGTATTTTATCAATCGGTGATTTCTTTGGAGAGCTTAGCTTATTTAATGATGATTATATATCTAATTTTTCAGCAACTGCAGTTAATAATGTAACTATTTGTGCAGTTTCTAAAAAAAATATGGACAAAGTTTTATCTAATAATCCTCATATAACTTTAAAAATTTTAAATGAAGTAAGTAAAAAATTAATGGAAACTGAAAATTTAGCAACATGCCTTGCTTCAAATGATGTTGACCATAGAATAATATGCATGCTTTTAGAGTTTGCTGATAAATATAGTAAAGAAGTTAATGGTCAAATTCAAGTTAATATACCTTTAAATAGAGAGGGAATGGCTAATTATTGCGGTATTACCAGAGAAACTATGAGCAGAAAACTATCTAAATATGAACAAGATGGCTTATTTGAGTTTAAAGGATTAAAAAAATTAATTATTAAAGATTTAGATAAAATGAAAAAATTAATTAGTTGA
- a CDS encoding aldose epimerase family protein translates to MKCTKSIVGKINDKNIVAYNIKYDNKFEVEILNLGGIITKIITPDKYNNFENVVVGYKEIESYIENPSYLGAIIGRTSGRICEGNVTIDDRQYSLSKNYNPHHGHGGNVGFNKKIWEVNVIEDKDNITLRLSTISKDKEENYPGNLDITLIFKIYEDFTIEQIYECKCDKTTLVNLTNHSYFNLSGNIKAPITTQYLKIDSDYILELDETCAVTGKSINVKDTAFDFNNMKCIGEDIDCNNDQIKIGSGYDHTFLLNKNGKIHLEDRASKRVLDISTDQKSVVVYSMNFPDEFKLYNGKKAQRRFGICFETQAPPIGRNMCFIKDSILNKGEVYKQKTVYKFSIK, encoded by the coding sequence ATGAAATGTACTAAAAGCATAGTTGGCAAAATAAATGATAAAAATATAGTAGCTTATAATATAAAGTATGATAATAAATTTGAGGTGGAAATACTTAATTTAGGTGGAATTATAACTAAGATAATAACTCCAGACAAGTATAATAATTTTGAAAATGTAGTAGTCGGATATAAAGAAATAGAAAGTTATATAGAAAATCCATCATATTTAGGGGCAATCATAGGTAGAACATCAGGACGAATTTGTGAAGGCAATGTAACTATAGATGACAGACAATATAGCTTATCCAAAAACTACAATCCTCATCACGGTCATGGAGGAAACGTAGGGTTTAATAAAAAAATATGGGAAGTTAATGTTATAGAGGATAAGGACAATATAACATTGAGGTTGTCTACAATTAGCAAAGATAAAGAAGAAAATTATCCAGGTAACCTAGATATTACTTTAATCTTTAAAATATATGAAGACTTTACAATAGAGCAAATATATGAATGTAAGTGTGATAAAACTACTTTAGTGAATTTGACAAACCACAGCTATTTTAACTTAAGTGGGAATATAAAAGCTCCTATAACCACACAATATTTAAAAATAGACTCTGATTATATATTAGAATTAGATGAAACTTGTGCAGTAACAGGAAAAAGCATTAATGTTAAAGACACAGCTTTTGATTTTAATAATATGAAGTGTATAGGAGAAGATATAGATTGCAATAATGATCAAATAAAAATAGGAAGTGGATATGATCATACATTTTTATTAAATAAGAATGGAAAAATACATTTAGAAGACAGGGCATCAAAAAGAGTATTAGATATTTCAACAGACCAAAAATCTGTAGTTGTTTATAGTATGAATTTTCCAGATGAATTTAAATTATACAATGGTAAAAAAGCACAAAGAAGATTTGGGATATGCTTTGAAACACAAGCACCTCCAATAGGTAGAAATATGTGTTTTATAAAAGATTCTATTTTAAACAAAGGTGAAGTGTATAAACAAAAAACTGTATATAAATTTTCAATAAAATAA
- a CDS encoding sulfatase-like hydrolase/transferase — MKPNIIVFFSDQQRYDTVGVYGQKLDITPNLDYMASEGVTFENAFTCQPVCGPARSCMQTGKYATQTGCFVNDIGIKEDEETIAKILSLNGYETAYVGKWHLASTQNECDYSKSAVPKEKRGGYEDYWMASDVLEFTSHGYDGYVFNKDLEKVEFKGYRADKITDFAIDFLENRNKNKPFLLFLSHIEPHHQNDRKTYEGPKGSKEKFKNYNLPFDLKDLDGDYKENYPDYLGCCNSLDDNLGKIRDKVKELGIDENTIIIYTSDHGCHFKTVNKELPEGGADDYKRSFYENTIRVPLIIYGPEFKGGKKIKELVSLIDIPKTILDICVNEIPDFMEGVSLLDLVNKQSKRDHIFIQISESYVGRAIRTKKYKYCIIDYTKNPYKDKDSNEYTECYLYDLEKDPLEKNNLINIKEYENVKIELRTKIKKYIKHIENKDVDIKYNDIKIKK, encoded by the coding sequence ATGAAACCAAATATAATAGTGTTTTTTTCAGATCAACAAAGATATGATACTGTAGGTGTATATGGTCAAAAACTTGATATAACTCCTAATCTAGACTACATGGCAAGTGAAGGAGTAACTTTTGAAAATGCTTTTACGTGCCAACCAGTATGTGGTCCGGCAAGAAGTTGTATGCAAACTGGAAAATATGCAACTCAAACCGGGTGTTTTGTAAATGATATAGGTATAAAAGAAGATGAAGAAACTATAGCAAAGATATTATCACTTAATGGATATGAAACTGCATATGTAGGTAAATGGCACTTAGCATCAACTCAAAACGAATGTGACTATTCTAAATCAGCTGTTCCAAAAGAAAAACGTGGAGGATATGAAGACTATTGGATGGCATCAGATGTATTAGAATTTACATCACATGGGTATGATGGATATGTATTCAATAAAGATCTAGAAAAAGTAGAGTTTAAGGGATATAGGGCTGATAAAATAACTGATTTTGCAATAGATTTTTTAGAAAATAGAAATAAAAATAAGCCTTTTTTATTGTTCTTATCACATATAGAGCCACATCATCAAAATGATAGAAAGACATATGAAGGTCCTAAGGGCTCAAAAGAAAAATTTAAAAATTACAACTTACCATTTGATTTAAAAGATCTAGATGGTGATTATAAAGAAAATTATCCAGATTATTTAGGATGTTGCAACTCTCTTGATGATAACTTAGGTAAAATAAGAGATAAAGTGAAAGAATTAGGAATAGATGAAAATACAATAATAATATATACTAGTGATCACGGCTGTCATTTTAAGACCGTAAATAAAGAACTTCCAGAAGGTGGAGCAGATGATTATAAAAGAAGCTTTTATGAAAACACTATAAGGGTTCCACTTATAATATATGGTCCTGAATTTAAAGGTGGAAAGAAGATAAAAGAGCTTGTTAGCTTAATAGATATTCCTAAAACAATATTAGATATATGTGTAAATGAAATACCAGATTTTATGGAAGGGGTATCATTACTTGATTTAGTTAATAAACAAAGTAAAAGAGATCATATATTTATACAAATTAGTGAAAGTTATGTAGGGAGAGCTATAAGAACTAAAAAATATAAATATTGTATAATAGACTATACAAAAAATCCATATAAAGATAAGGATAGTAATGAATATACGGAATGTTATTTATACGATTTGGAAAAAGATCCATTAGAAAAAAATAATTTAATAAATATTAAAGAATATGAAAATGTAAAAATAGAACTTAGAACTAAAATAAAAAAATATATTAAACATATTGAAAATAAAGATGTTGATATAAAATACAATGATATAAAAATTAAAAAATAA
- a CDS encoding ABC transporter substrate-binding protein: MKKKLTSILALVLVVMLATVGCSPKSKTIKDREGNDVTLPKKMDRIISTAPSNTEVLVDLGLADKLVAVDKYSTDIEGINKDIETIDFLNPDAEAIIALNPDIIIASGHNKTGSSEDPFKLIKEAGISVVYIPSSDSIQGIYDDIMFLADITDKKEKGQQIVDNMKKEVDEIKAIGETIKDKKKVYFEIGPAPNLYSFGNSTFLNEMIELVGAENAFKDEKSWISPSEESVIDKNPDVILTNVDYIKNPLDEIKSRNGWSNITAVKDNKVFLIDKNSSSRPSHHAIKALKEMAVAIYPESYK; this comes from the coding sequence ATGAAAAAGAAACTAACGAGTATATTAGCATTAGTATTAGTAGTTATGCTAGCTACTGTAGGATGTAGCCCAAAAAGTAAAACAATAAAAGATAGAGAAGGTAATGATGTTACACTTCCTAAAAAAATGGATAGAATAATATCAACAGCCCCATCAAACACAGAGGTGCTAGTAGATTTAGGTCTTGCTGATAAATTAGTAGCGGTGGATAAATATTCAACAGATATAGAAGGAATAAACAAAGACATAGAAACAATAGATTTCTTAAATCCAGATGCAGAGGCAATAATAGCTTTAAATCCAGATATAATAATAGCATCAGGACATAATAAAACAGGTTCAAGTGAAGATCCATTTAAACTTATAAAAGAGGCTGGAATAAGCGTAGTTTACATACCAAGTAGTGATAGTATACAAGGAATTTATGATGACATTATGTTTTTAGCAGATATAACTGATAAAAAAGAAAAAGGTCAACAGATAGTAGATAATATGAAAAAAGAAGTAGATGAAATAAAAGCTATAGGTGAAACTATAAAAGATAAGAAAAAAGTTTACTTTGAAATAGGACCAGCACCAAATCTATATAGTTTTGGGAATTCAACATTCTTAAATGAAATGATAGAATTAGTTGGAGCAGAAAATGCATTTAAAGATGAAAAATCATGGATAAGTCCAAGTGAAGAATCAGTGATAGATAAAAATCCAGATGTAATATTAACTAATGTAGACTATATTAAAAATCCTTTAGATGAAATTAAATCTCGTAATGGTTGGAGCAATATAACTGCAGTTAAAGATAATAAAGTATTTTTAATAGATAAAAATTCATCATCTCGTCCATCACATCACGCTATAAAAGCTCTTAAGGAAATGGCAGTAGCAATTTACCCTGAAAGTTATAAGTAG
- a CDS encoding DUF2156 domain-containing protein, whose amino-acid sequence MFELVEDVVLFKPIDINAKDILQPYFDLVDYEACEYCFVTLYMWKDLYKTVYYVEDDFAIVSGEYEGSEFVVLPLASKENMGKAIKFIIDTFKGKGKKIHLRAITKEIVDFMKVNYEGMFEYIEERDYFDYVYDGESLRTLAGRKNQKKRNHLNYFLKEYENRFEYNKIESEEQFKECINLVQLWSEGKEDQKDYEDEFNAIQRIFDNYELLKENLRIGGIYIDSKLEAFTIGEMLNNDMAVIHIEKANPDIRGLYPYINQQFLLNEFENTKFINREEDLGIEGLRKAKLSYHPIKFVKKYTVLEI is encoded by the coding sequence TTGTTTGAATTAGTAGAAGACGTTGTATTATTTAAACCAATAGATATAAATGCAAAAGATATATTACAACCATATTTTGATTTAGTAGATTATGAAGCATGTGAATACTGCTTTGTGACATTATATATGTGGAAAGATTTATATAAAACAGTTTATTATGTAGAAGATGATTTTGCTATAGTTTCTGGAGAATATGAGGGAAGTGAATTCGTAGTACTTCCACTAGCATCTAAAGAAAATATGGGAAAAGCAATTAAATTTATAATCGATACATTTAAAGGTAAGGGTAAAAAAATTCATTTAAGAGCTATAACTAAAGAAATCGTTGATTTCATGAAAGTAAATTATGAAGGTATGTTCGAATATATTGAAGAAAGGGACTACTTTGACTATGTTTATGATGGAGAGAGCTTAAGAACTTTAGCTGGTCGTAAAAATCAGAAAAAGAGAAATCATTTAAACTACTTCTTAAAAGAATATGAAAATAGATTTGAATATAACAAAATAGAAAGTGAAGAACAATTCAAAGAATGTATAAATCTTGTACAACTATGGTCTGAAGGAAAAGAAGATCAAAAAGATTACGAAGATGAGTTTAATGCTATACAAAGAATTTTTGATAATTATGAATTGTTAAAGGAAAATTTAAGAATAGGAGGAATATATATAGATTCTAAGCTAGAAGCTTTTACAATTGGTGAAATGTTAAACAATGATATGGCTGTAATACATATTGAAAAAGCTAATCCTGATATAAGAGGGCTATATCCATATATAAATCAACAGTTTTTATTAAATGAATTTGAAAATACTAAATTTATAAATAGAGAAGAAGATTTAGGTATAGAAGGACTTAGAAAGGCTAAACTTTCTTATCATCCAATAAAATTTGTAAAAAAATATACTGTATTAGAAATTTAA
- a CDS encoding aminotransferase class V-fold PLP-dependent enzyme translates to MRNYNIYRSLFIGIDTPVMIKNGRVVTPINFDNGATTPPINMAANAVIENSLIYGPIARGAGQKGDLCTQKYEEAREQILTFFNLLGCNSHTVIYTKNTTEGINLLANVLIKDKNEKVLTTRMEHHANDLPWRKVATVEYIDVDELGRVNINDIEKNLIENNGEIKYVSITGASNVTGYTNPINEIAKISHKYNAKIIVDGAQLIAHKKVDMKGRTPEEQIDFLVFSAHKAYAPYGSGAIVGLTEELSQAEPFLRGGGCVDVVSDYGVVWSEPPHKDEAGTSNFLGVMAMVSSLNQLRNIGFRNISSHEMLLKNYLMKEMKKLDRVILYGDTEYTDDRLGVITFNIEGIEFDTVAHKFAEEFGIALRYAKFCAHPYVNRLLGISDEEAYEHAMDEDLEQYGMVRLSLGLYNTLEEAEIFIRALKSIIRNN, encoded by the coding sequence ATGAGAAATTATAATATTTATAGAAGTCTATTTATAGGAATAGATACACCTGTCATGATAAAAAATGGAAGGGTTGTGACTCCAATAAATTTTGATAATGGAGCAACAACACCGCCTATAAATATGGCAGCGAATGCAGTTATTGAAAACTCACTAATATATGGACCAATAGCTAGGGGTGCAGGTCAAAAAGGTGATTTATGTACTCAAAAATATGAAGAAGCTAGAGAACAAATTTTAACATTTTTTAACTTGTTAGGATGCAATTCACACACTGTAATATACACAAAAAATACAACTGAAGGAATAAACTTATTAGCAAATGTATTAATAAAGGATAAAAATGAAAAAGTGTTGACTACTAGAATGGAACATCATGCTAATGACTTACCTTGGAGAAAAGTAGCTACTGTAGAATATATAGATGTTGATGAATTAGGAAGAGTTAATATAAATGATATAGAAAAAAATTTGATAGAAAATAATGGTGAGATTAAATATGTAAGTATAACTGGAGCATCAAATGTAACTGGATACACAAACCCTATTAATGAGATTGCGAAAATATCCCATAAATATAATGCGAAAATAATAGTTGATGGAGCTCAGCTTATAGCACATAAAAAGGTAGATATGAAAGGTAGAACACCAGAAGAGCAAATAGACTTTTTAGTATTTTCTGCTCATAAAGCGTATGCTCCTTATGGAAGTGGAGCAATAGTGGGATTAACCGAAGAGCTATCACAAGCAGAACCATTTCTAAGAGGTGGTGGATGTGTTGATGTAGTAAGTGATTATGGTGTTGTATGGAGTGAACCACCTCACAAAGATGAAGCTGGAACATCTAATTTTTTAGGTGTAATGGCTATGGTAAGTTCATTAAATCAATTAAGAAATATAGGATTTAGAAATATATCTAGTCATGAAATGCTACTTAAAAATTACTTGATGAAAGAAATGAAAAAGTTAGATAGAGTAATACTTTATGGTGATACAGAGTATACGGATGATAGATTGGGTGTAATTACATTTAATATAGAAGGAATCGAGTTTGATACAGTTGCACATAAATTTGCAGAAGAGTTTGGTATAGCATTGAGATATGCTAAATTCTGTGCTCATCCATATGTAAATAGGCTGCTAGGTATAAGTGACGAAGAAGCTTATGAACATGCAATGGATGAAGACTTAGAACAATATGGAATGGTAAGGTTAAGTTTAGGGTTATATAACACATTAGAAGAAGCTGAAATTTTTATAAGAGCTTTAAAAAGTATAATAAGAAATAACTAA